CTGATTGAAGTGATTGGTAAAATTAGAACAATTCGTTCTGAAATGAATATCGCACCTTCTAACAAAGGCGCTCTGTTGGCGCTGACACAGGAGGCAAAGAAAAAAGAGATTAAAGAAAAACTAGGGCGTTGGCAGGAGGCTCTTGATCGTATGGGGCGTATCTCAGAGTTTGAAATGATTCCTTCTTATTCTGATTCATTAGAGACGGCCGCAGAGTTTAAGATAGAGGAAGAAACTTTTTATTTGCCGTTAAAAGGATTGATTGATTTCGACAAGGAATATGAGCGCTTATTAAAAGAATATACATCTGTCGAAAAAGAGTTGAAAAAAACAGAATCAAAGCTCGGTAATAAAAAATTTGTAGAACGTGCACCGCAAGAGGTTGTTGCGGAGAATAAAATGCGTCTGGCAAATTTTAAAGAGGAAAAAGAACGTCTTTCATTAGCATTGGAAAGAGTCAAAAAACTCATTGCCTGATGGCAATGAGTTTTAAGAAGTTTAGGAAGTTTTTGCTAAGGAAGTCGTGTTATTCTTCAAGATAACGTTCGGCTTCCATTGCTGCCATACAGCCACTGCCAGCAGCTGTGATGGCTTGGCGGAAAATACTGTCTTGTACATCACCAGCGGCAAAAACACCCGGAATAGAGGTGCTGGTTGAGTCTGGTTTCGTTAAAATATATCCAGAATCATTGCATTTTAACTGTGATTTAAAGGGGCCCGTATTCGGTACATGCCCGATAGCGACAAAAATACCTGTCACTTGTAAATGTTTCTTTTGTACATTATCGGCATGGGTAAGAATAAGCTCTTCAACGAGATCATGCTCACCACCACCTTTGATCGCAGAAACATTATATTCAGGTACAAGGATAATATTTTCTGAAGCTTCGATGCGGTCACGCATAATTTTTTGCGCTGTTAGATGTGAGCGGCGAAAAACCATATAAACTTTAGAGGCAATTTTAGATAGAAATAAAGCTTCTTCAGCAGCGGTATCTCCACCACCAACGACAGCGACATTTTGCTTGCGGTAAAAAAAGCCATCACAAGTGGCGCAGGCAGAAACACCTTTTCCTTGGTATTTTTTTTCGTCTTCTAATCCAAGCCATTTAGCTTGCGCACCTGTCGCAATGATGAGAGATTCTGTTTTGTATGTCTTCCCAGAAGATCCTGTCAAAACAAAATGCTTTCCATCATTTGCCTCTTTATCCAAAGAGGAGGTGATAATAATATCCTCTTTAATTTCAGCACCAACAGCCAGTGCTTGCTGTTTCATATTTTCCATTAATTCGGGGCCACTGATAGGGGTGGCAAATCCAGGGTAATTCTCAATATCAGAGGTTATTGTGAGTTGCCCGCCTGGCTGAGGGCCTGAAATAAGAAGGGGAGAAAGTCCTGCACGTGCTGCATAAATGGCAGCGGTGTAACCAGCAGGGCCGGATCCAATAATAAGTACTTTTACGTTGAGAGAGTCAGTCGTAGACATATAAAATCAAACAGTCACCAGATAGAAAAAACAAAATTATGATTCTTGGAAGAAATATTATTCCACTAATTTTTTAAAAATGTAGGATTTTTATTTTGCCAAGCATTGTCATATCATCATACTTGTATTGCACAATAAATGGATAAAATACCCCTATGATCCAGAAAAAAAATAAAATGAAGGATATAGAGGATATTTTTAAAAAATATTTTTGTTTTGTTTTTATTCTGATTTTTTTTCTTATTCATTTATATATTTC
The sequence above is drawn from the Acetobacteraceae bacterium genome and encodes:
- the trxB gene encoding thioredoxin-disulfide reductase; the protein is MSTTDSLNVKVLIIGSGPAGYTAAIYAARAGLSPLLISGPQPGGQLTITSDIENYPGFATPISGPELMENMKQQALAVGAEIKEDIIITSSLDKEANDGKHFVLTGSSGKTYKTESLIIATGAQAKWLGLEDEKKYQGKGVSACATCDGFFYRKQNVAVVGGGDTAAEEALFLSKIASKVYMVFRRSHLTAQKIMRDRIEASENIILVPEYNVSAIKGGGEHDLVEELILTHADNVQKKHLQVTGIFVAIGHVPNTGPFKSQLKCNDSGYILTKPDSTSTSIPGVFAAGDVQDSIFRQAITAAGSGCMAAMEAERYLEE